The stretch of DNA GCCATCGTACTGCGATGAGTGGGCGGATTTATTGCGACGAGTTGCCGTCTGGCGCTGGCGGGACGTTGCGCTTTTGTGACTCGATGCAACCGAGCAGCGTCACGTAGTCCTGCGGATGCTCAGCACGGGTGTATGCGTTGCAGCCGTCCTGTATTGCTTCGGGTGTCTGCTCCCATCGGCGTCGGATGGCGTCATAGGCCGTGCGCTGCCCTATCAGGCATTGCGATTGGGCGGCATCCGAGAAGCCGTTCTCCGTATGGGAGCGCAGCATGCAATAGAGATCGGTGTCATAGCGCGGCGGGTCCATGCTGGGTGCGGCCCCGGCGCGGCCCATGCAGGCCTGCACGATGATGAGGATGGCTGCTGCGAAAGAGACTCGATTCATGATGCGGTTCCATCTCCGCGCGGGTTGCGGCGGCGCAGATGGCCGAGCGCTTCACGCCATAGCCAGGCATGCGGCGCCACGCCCAGCAGTCGGCGCGCCATCCAGGCCGAGGCGGTGCCGTTCACGGCAAGCGCGAGCAAAGTCGCCAGCGCAGCCCCCGCGCTACCGTACAGCGGAGCCAGTCCCGCCAGTCCCACGAGCAGCACGGCCAGGGTGGCGATATTGATTCGATACAGCGCATTCATATGCGATGTCATGCCCAGCATTTCGGGCATGGCGGTGAAGCAGGCAGCCACGAATTGGCCGATCGTGAGCAAGCGCAGCGTAGCTGCGCCCTGATCGTAGCCATGGCCGAACAGGGCCAGCAAATGGGTGGGGAAGATCAGCAGGAGGGCAGCGGCCGGCAGCGCCAGGCACACTACCAGGCCGATGGCCTGGGCCGCGTTCTTTTCCAGTGCTTGCGCGTTGCCGCGCGTGTACAGCTCGGCGAACCTGGGCACGGCCATGCCAGCCACGCCGCTGATTAGCATATTGATGGCCAAGGCCATGCGCCAGGTCAGGGCGAACAAGCCGGCGTCCCGGTCCGTGGCAACGATGCCGAGCACGATGGCGGGCGCGGAGGTCAGGAGCAGCTTGGTCACTTCCAGCGAGAAGAAGGACAGCCCCGGCTTGAGTAGCGCCGGCACCCCCGTTGCGGGTTGTTCGGCGCGCGCCTCGGGCAAGGCGCGCTGGAGCAGAACGGCGCCGACGAGCGCGGCCACGGCGAAGCTCGCGGCGGTTAGGATCAGGGTGTTGTTGACCGTGAGCAGGTGCGCCAGGCTTAGTGGAATGGCCGCGACGCAGAAGATGGCCGGCCAGAGCCAGGAATAGATCATTTGGCTCCGGCTTACGCGCTGCAGTCCGGCCAGGGCGCCAGCCAATGCCGCGCCCAGATTCTGCGGAATGAGGGTGAGCGCGCCCAGGGCCAGCGGCACGGCCAGCTCGCTTTTTTTGAGCACGTGGACGGCAAAAAGCGAGGCACCCGCCGCGAGCAGCACCGAGACGCAGGTGGAAGCCACCAGAACCAATATCAGTCCGCGCCGGATCACGGGGCGTACGGCGGCGGGTCGATCCGAAGCCATGTCCATCGCGATCTGCCGGGTCAGCGCCATGTCCAGGCCCAGGCGGCCGAAACCGGCCAGCGCCACCGTCATGCTATACACGATGTAGAAGCGCCCGGTGTCGACCACGCCCAGCGCGACCGCAACCAGCAGGTGAAAGCCGTAGCGGCTCGGCAGGTCGAGCAGGCGCACGCTCAGGCTGGCCAGCGCGCCCCGGATCATGGAGCGATTTTGTGCCGGGGGCGAGTCGGGGCTCTGCCCGTCTTGCCGTCTGCTCATTTATGCGCCGTGTCGTGTAGGACGAAGAGGGTCACGCTTTGCGGCGGCAGCATAGTGTGCAGCTGGCTGTTGGCATAGTCGGTGTCTTGCAGGCGAGCTATGGCGTTGTCCGCGAGCTGCCAGGTCTCGGCCTTGCCCTTGCCCGGAAAGTTGTCGACTGCGATCGTCGTATCGGCTGATTGGTCGAGCTGCTTGTTGATGACCATGATGGTCATGACGTGATCATGGTCGCGCAGCGCCGCGAATGACGAGACCTGGTCCGGGTCGGGTGCCGTGTCGGCGACGCTGGTGGTGCCGAACGCCGAACCGTGGCCGTCGTAGTTGCGGTAGAGCTTGATGGCTTTATAGACCGGCATGGACGGATCGATGGTGCCCCAGCGCGTGGCGATATCCAGCCCCTCCCGGCCGAAAATGCCGAGCAGATCGGCCTGGGCCGTGGCTCCGTTCATGAGATTTTCGCCGCCCCAGTTGTATTCCGTGAGCGCGATCGGCGTGCCGGGATAGTAGTAGGTATCGACCCATTTGCGCATCGTCGGGATCAGATCCACCACGCTGTTGATCCAGTTGGGGTCCTTGTAGTTGGGGTCCCACAGGTCGCGCGTGGAGCGATTGCGGGCCAGCGCGATGGCTGGCGTGTTGGGCTCGCCCGCATCGTTGTATTCCCCGCCTTGGGGGTAGAAGTGCAGGCTGAATACATCGATGGGATGGCCGGCTTTCTTCCATTGCGTGAGCAGCCAGGGTACGTAATCCATGCCCTGGGTTTCGGTTTGCCTGTCGGGCGCATAGGCCATGCTCTTCTGGTCGTGCATGTATTGCGTATCGAAGCCGCTGTAGTGAAAACCCATCCAGCCCCATTCTTCCGGCGCTACGATCAATGCCTTCGGATCCGCCGCCTTCACGGCTTTGGAGTAGGCGATCACCTTGCTTGCAATTTCACGGGCGTGGGCCCCAATGGGGTGGATATCGCGATGGGCGAGTTGCCAAAGGCTGGGCTCGTTATCCATCAGGTAATAGCGCGCGCCGCCGGCGTGGCCGAACTTGCGGACCAGTTGCTTGACCCGATCTTCCTGGCTTTGCGGATCGTCAGGAACCGAGGCGTCGTCCGGGTCGTTCTTGATGAACTTGCCGTCGAGTCCGACGCCGTTGCCGGCATCGATCAGGCCATTGACGTCGAAGTTTTGCTGCGGACCGTACTTGGCGATGGAGAAGCTGGCGAGCCGCGCGCGGTCCTTGCCTAGCTTGGCTACCCTGCCGATCATCGGGATGGTCAGCATGGGGACGGCTCCCCCCGCGCGGGTGAGCTCTACGAAGCGCTCGTTGAACTGGTCGTAGATGGCTTTCGGATCGACCGCCTGGCTTTCGAAGAACCAGTCGACGCCCGCGTTGCGGGCGTCGATTTTCCAGTTGTAGGTCGAGGCGCTGTTGCCGCCGGAACGGTTGATCGTTACGCGCAAGTCTTTCAGAGTTTCGGTCGTGCCGAAATTCAGGCCGTAGATCAGCGGGCTAATGGGATGGCGGTTGGCCCCGGCGTTCACAACGATGGTCACCGGTAGGGGCGTATTCTGCGCGCACGCGACGCCGGCGGTCGCGCCCGACCAGAGCAGCATCGCCAGCAGGATGCGCAGGCTAAGACGTCTGAGCTTGGGCATGCGGACTCCGTGAGTCGATATCGTTGTGTTCGAGTCCCCCCGCATGCCATACGTAGACGAAGATCGCGAGTATGACCGTGGTCTCGCCGGGCGTGAGCGTCAGCGGGTAGAACGGAGAAATCAGCAGAACATAGATGATGTAGTCGGCCAGGGCGCCGAGGAAGTCGTCCTCGACCTTGGTCCGCAGGCGCCGGTAGAAGGCCAGGCCGCGCAGCTCGACAAAGAGCCACAGCAGCGCGCCGCAGATGCCGTACTCGAAAATGATCCCCAGCCAGGTAATGTCGGACAGGAAAAAGGCGTGGTTGAAGTAGGCGATCAGGCTGTCGCTGCTTGTGGGGCTGATCGAACCTACGCCAAAGAGCCAGCGCAGCGGGCTGTCGCCAAGGAACCCGGTCGCCAACTGCATGGTAATCACCTTGACTTCGAGGCCGCTGTCGGCGCCGGTATCGAAGATGGTGGCCAGGTAGCCGACCGAGAATATACCTGCCAGCGCGACGGGAGCGAGCACCAGCAGCAGCAGCCGGGTCCGGGGCCGTGCCCAGACGATGGAGTTCAAGGCCACGACGCCTACGATGCCGATGATCATGGCGCGCGTCTTGACGATCAGGGCCGTGACGGCGAAGGCGACGAGCATGCCCAGCAGATAGCGCAGGCTGCGCTCGAACCATGCCCTGCGGTAGCAGAAGAACAGCATGACGATGGGAAAGTACATCGACATGCGCATGCGGTGGCCACGGTTGTCGCTGGAGAAGAATGGCTGGGCGTTGAGCGCGTAGGAGCCTTGATACCAACTGTCCGGAACCACGATCGCAAGCAAGATCAGGGCGGCGGACACGACGGCGCCCCAGAAGAGAAAGCCACGTTCCAGCTCATGTAGGGTCGGCTGCAAGATGAGTAGCAGGGCCAGGAATGAGAAGAAATACAGGAGTGGCAGCAGCTTGACCTGCGCCGTGATGCTGGTGAAAAAGCCCTCGTGGAAGTAGAACATCGCAGCAAGGCTCGGCAGCAGCAGCAGCCAGGCGAAGCTCAGGAGCATTTGCCGGCTCATGGGGAAGCGGGGGTGGCGCATCAGGTGAAGGGCCAGCGGCAGCGACAGTATGGGCCAGGCTTTGGACAGCGCCCAGAGCGGCATCAGTGCCTTGATGTAGTGAAAAGTCTGGCCGAACAGAGGCAGCACGGCAATCAGCAGCCACAGGATGCGCGGCCTGGCCGGGGCGGTCGAGAAAACAGGGGCGAGTTCGCCGTGAGAGGAGGCCTGGTCCGTCTCGGGCAAGCTCTCCGCCTGGCCGCGGGGATTCATGGCGATGGGGCGGTCGAGGGTCTTTAGTGGGTAGGGTTTACGTTATAGCTGTAGCCCACGGATTTGCTGAAAGGCACGGCCTGGTTCAGGTGCTGGTCCACCCACTGGTCGACCTCGGCGATCGAGGATTTCGGCACGAAGATCGTGTCGGAGGCCTGCAGGACCACTGCCTGGTTCGGATCGCCCGTGTGGGTCAGCGCGTCGATGTCGATGGTGCGCAGCATGGGGCGTCCGTCCACCGGGCTGCGCCGGATCAGCACGACTTCGTCGCTGCGTGCCGTATCTTTCATGCCGCTGGCGGCCGCGATGGCCTGGATCACGGTCATGTCTGCGCTGAGCGGCACCGCCCCTGGCTTTCCGACCTGGCCGTCCACGTACACATGGCCGCCGTATTTCGCGACTCGGACTGAGGCGTGCGCGTTGGCGACCACGTCGTTGGCCGCCAACGCCTTGTCGATGATGTCGGCGAACTGGGTGGTCGTGCGGCCGGCCGCCGGCAGCACGCCGGCCAGCGTCATGGTAAATGTGCCGTCGGGCGCCACAAGGCCATTCTGGTTCAGTTCGGAATTTAAGGGTAGGGTGATGGCGACGTCGTCCCCGGGCTGGATGAGATACTGCGCGGGGGCGGCGTTCACCCAGGTGGAGAAGTTGGCGGGCTGCTGATATTTCGCATCCACCCAGGTCGTGGAACAACCGGTCAGGCAGGTCGGCACCAGCGCCAGTGCGCAGACCAAGCGAAGTATCATCGGAACGCGTGGTGGGCGCATGCGCAGCCAACCTCTCAGGTTACCGTCAGACGGCGTGAAAAAAGCGCAACAATTAGCTGCAATCTATATAAAATGCCCCTCCAGTATACGTCATGGCCCATGCCATGCTCCGCGTTCGGCGAAGATGAGTCCGAGCATGCGGCGAAATACAATCCAAAGTCCGGTAGTTAAATCCCGTATGGTTATTTCCACTAGAGCGAGGCAAGACCGTAGGGAACTCGCCGGGCTGAGCTTCCGCGATTACCTCAATACTTTTTTCTATTACCGCAGGATCGCCATCGCAGTGTTCCTGTTCATCGCGGCGCTGGGTATCATCGTTGCGCTGCTGCGGCCCCCGCCGTACCAGGCTCAGGCGACGCTGCTTGTGTTGTTTGCCGGGTATTACGACCAGTCCAACGAGGTCAAGGGCATCCCGGTGGCCCCCGGCGTCGGCCAGCTGAACAGCGTCGAATCCCAGATCCTGAACAGTCCCGAACTGCACCGGGAGGTGGTCCACGCCGAACTCGGTCCCAACGCCAGCACGAAGGAGTTCGACAAGAAGTTGCAGGATTTTGAAAGCCACTTCCATCTCGAACAGAGCGACGTCTCCAATACGATCAAGCTGTCTTACTACGATGCCGACCCGCAACGGGCGGCCAGGGTGCTTTCCCTGCTGCTGAAGAATTATTTCAGCCAGCGCGCGGCCATCTTCACATCGGGCCGGGCCGCTATGCTGGCCGAGCAGCGCGACGCCGTTCGGGCCAAGCTAGACAAGGCCAATGCCGACCTGCTGGCCTTCCAGAAGGCGCATGGCATCGTCAACATTACTGACCAGATCAACCGCGCCGTGGCGCTGGAAAATCTGCTGCTCCAGCGCAAGCTGGAGAACGATGCCGCGCTGGTCCAGGACCGCAGCTCGCTTCAGACCATGCTGGTCGCCAGCCAGGACGTGCAGCCGACCATCATGCTGTTTACCGACAACACCCAGGCCGTGCAGGCGCTGGCCACGATGCAGATCTCGTTGATGCAGCTGGAGACGCGCCGTTCGGACATGGCGTCGCGCTACATGGACGGCTCGCCTTTCGTGCAGCAGCTCGACAAGCAGATCGCGGCTGTGCGCCTGAACATCGAGAAGCAGAAGCGGCAGCTGGCCAACGCCACGCGTTATGGTCACAACAGCTATTACGATACGGTCAGGGACAGGCTGACCAGCCTGCGGATCAATATTTCCGGAGAAATCGCCCGCCAGAAGGAACTGCAGGCCCAGCTCGCTCAGGCCCATGCCCAGTCGCAAAATCTGATCGCCATATCCGATCGGCTGCGTCAGATGCAGGCCGACCGCGATCTTCTGGCAGACAGCTATCGCACGAGATATCAACTCGTCGAGCAGGCCGACATCCAACAGGAACAGGCCAGCAACGCCAATAGCACCAACGTGCGCGTCATCCAGGCGCCGTTGCCGCCGACGCAGCGCAGCCTGACCCTGGGCTTGCTGATGGTGGCGAGCATCGTCGCCGCGCTGGTGGTCTCCATCCTTGCCGTGCTGGTGATGGCCAGCTTGCGCGAAACCTTTCTCAGCCCCGAACAGATCGAGCGCGCGCTGCTATTGCCCGTGCTGAGCGCGCCCATCATCGTGCGCCGCGCCATCGGCTATTTCGCGGCCCGGCGTGGGGCGGCGCCCGCCAAGCCGGAATCCGCGCCCCCACGCCGTTCCCGCAGCGGACTGAATTCCCGCATCGCGCATTCGGTCTACGGTCGCATGGCTTCCGTCATACGCGGCAGTTCGGACGCGACTTCCAAAGTCGTCATGCTGCTCGCCTCCGGCAAGAGCGAAGGCGTGCATCGGGTCATCCAGGGGCTGGCCGTCGAGCTGGAGCGCCGTTCCGCGCTTCCTATCGTGATCCTCGATATGGAGGCGTCCGTGGACGCCTCGGCTTACGGCCAGATCAACGATCAGGGGTTGATAGATTGGCAGGACGTCGAATTGGGCGGCGATGCGCTGTTCGCAAGCCGGTCAGAGGCAGTGCCGGACATCGATTTCCATCGGGTTGCCCGGCACAATATCGTGGTTGCGCGGCCCAAGCTTGAGGTGCAGGGACCCTCATGGCAGCATGCGGCCACGCTGTTCGGTGCGTTGCGCAAGGATCACGAATACATTTTGGTCCATGGGCCTTCGGCCAATCAGTCTTTCAACGGTATTGAAAATTCCGCGGTGGTCGACGCGGTAGTGCTGGTGGTTCGGGCCGAGGTCACGCGCAAGCCGATGATCCAAAACCTGAAGAGCCAGGTGCTGGATTCAGGCGGCAAACTCATCGGCGTCGCCATGACTTACCGCCACGTCTACATTCCCGGGTTTCTCTACCGGCTCTTTTTGAACCGCTAATCCGAGTGCCATGCCCCAGATCAGTGCGATCCTGCCTCTCAAAACTAGTGGCCGACACTATGCCGACAATATCGGCCGCTGCGACATCCTGTTTTCGTCGCTGCGCCATTTTGCATCGCCGGACCTTTTCTCCCGCTTTGTACTGGTCGTGCCGCACGACGAAGTCGAGGAGGTCAAGGGCTATGCCAAGGCCTGGTCCGACTTTCCGATCGAGGTCGTCGACGAGTCCCTGCACATGGGCATCTTCGCCGAGTTTTCGCAGCGGCATCAGATTCGCAACTGGCATCGCCAGCAGATCATCAAGCTCTATGCACCGGCCTTGATCGATACCGAGTTTTTCCTGGTGTTCGATCCGGACTGCTTCGCTACGCATCCCCTGTCGGTGGACACGCTGATCGTCGACGGCAAGGCCTTGACGCATTACATGCCGCGCACGGCCGAACCCTCCTTCTGGCAGGCCTCGGCCAAGCTGCTCGGCATCGATCCGCATCTGGAGCGCACCGGCCTGTGGTGGACGCCGGCCATTCTGTCGCGCACCCTGTGCCTGAATCTGCATCGCCGTCTTGAGACCCAGTTCGGCCAGGATTGGCGGCGCGTGCTGCTCAGCAATTACACGCTCGACTGGACCGAATACACGCTCTACTGGCTCGTCGCCGAGCAAGACGGGCTGTTGGACCGTTACCATACTGCCTGCCGGCCGGGGCAGCGGACGCTGCACGCCAGAGAGAGCGTCTGGTACGCCAAGCATATGGAAAGCTGGGATGTCGCCCGCCAATTCGCGCCGGACAGCGACGGGTTATTCGCATTGGTGCAGAGCAATACTAAGATCCCCCTGCAGCAGGTGGCGCGCAAGCTGTCGCCGTATTTTCCCATCAAGATCCAGCCCTACGAACGCCGCGTCGACTGGGCCTTGAAGACGGCCGAACTGTACTCGGCCGTGATGCGCCGCGGACTCAAGCTGCTGCGCCACTCGCTCGGACGGTAAAGGCCGAGCAAGCGCTTCCTAAATCGCCGGCTTTGTCCGCGCATTTTCTTCTTGCACATCTATGAACCGGCTCTACACGCTTGGTGTCTTGTTGATCGGTCTGGCTGGCGCGTTTGCCGCGGCGCCCCTTGCCGTCGCGCAGCCTTCGCCTGCCTTCATCGCCAAGCGCGAGGCCTTCATCGACCAGCTCATGAAGCGCATGACCGTCCAGGAAAAAATAGGCCAGCTGCGCCTGCGCAGCCTGGAGGCGGGCGCGCATCCCGATCGAGCCGGCTTCGAGAAAGAGATCAGCGACGGTCGCGTGGGCGGCATCTTCAACACGGTTGTCCGCCCCGACATCCGCGTGCTGCAGGAAGCGGCCATGCGCAGCCGCCTGAAGATTCCCTTGTTCTTCTCGTTCGATGTCATTCACGGGCAGCGCACCCTATTTCCCGTCGGGCTGGGGCTGGCTTCGACCTGGGACTTGGACGCCGTCCACACCATGGGGCGCATTTCGGCCATCGAAGCCAGCGCTGACGGCTTGAACCTGACGTATTCGCCCATGGTCGACATTTCGCGCGATCCGCGCTGGGGCCGAAATTCTGAGGGCTTCGGCGAAGACACGTACCTGACTTCCAGGATCGGCGCCGCCCTGGTGAAGGCCTATCAGGGCGACGACCCCTCCCAGCCGGGCCACATCATGGCCACGGTCAAGCACTTCGCCCTGTACGGCGCCGTCGAGGGCGGGCGCGACTACAACACCGTGGACATGAGCCCGCAGCGTATGTACCAGGATTATTTCCCGCCCTACAAGGCGGCCATCGACGCCGGAGCGGCCGCGGTGATGATCGCCCTCAACAGCGTCAACGGCGAACCCGCCACGTCGGACAAATGGCTGCTGCAGGACGTGCTGCGCAAAGAGTGGGGTTTCAAGGGCATTACCATCAGCGATCACGGTGCGATCATGGAACTGATCAAGCACGGCGTGGCCGCTGACGGCGAGGACGCCGCGCGCAAGGCTGTCCAGGCGGGTACCGACATGAGCATGAGCGACACGATTTACGGCACCAATCTCATGCCTTTGCTCAAGAGCGGCAAGATCGGCATGGCCGACATTGATCGGGCCTGCCGCGACGTGCTGCGCGTCAAGTACGACCTGGGTCTTTTCAAGGACCCCTACCGCAACATCGGCACGGCGGCGGACGATTTGCCCGACTCTTTCGCCGAGAGCCGCCTGCATCGTCCCGCGGCGCGCGAGGTGGCGCGCGAGAGCCTGGTATTGCTCAAGAACCAGGGCTCGGTCCTGCCGCTGAAGAAGGCCGGCACCATCGCCCTGGTCGGCCCGCTGGCCGACGACCAGGTCGACATGATGGGCAATTGGGCCGGCGCCGGTCGCGCTTCCCAGACCATTACCTTGCGGCAAGGCATCCAGAACATCGTGGGCGGCAAGGTGCGCCTGATCTATGCCAAGGGTTCGGACATCACCGACGATCCCGACATGGTCAAGTACCTCAATCTGTACAAGAACGACGTGCAGGTCGACGGGCGCAGCGAAGCGGACATGGTCAAGGAGGCCGTCGATGCCGCCAGGCAGGCCGACGTTATCGTGGCCGCGGTAGGCGAGTCGCAGGGCATGGCCCACGAGGCGTCCAGCCGCAGCGACATCACCATACCGCCCGTGCAGGAACGCCTGCTCAAGGCCCTGAAGGCGACCGGCAAGCCCCTGATCATCGTGTTGATGAACGGCCGTCCGCTGGCGCTGCCATGGGAAGCCGAGAATGCCGACGCGATGCTCGAAACCTGGTTCTCCGGCACCGAAGGCGGGAACGCCATCGCCGACGTGCTGTTCGGCGACATGAATCCCTCGGGCAAGCTGCCCGTGACCTTTCCGCGAGCGGTGGGTCAGATCCCGTTGTACTACAACCATCTGCCCACTGGCCGGCCTTTCGACCCGGCCCATCCCGACAAGTACACCTCGCGCTACTTCGACATCACCAACGGTCCGCTCTATCCCTTCGGCTACGGCCTGAGTTACACGAATTTCTCCGTTTCCGACATTAAGCTGTCGGCGCCTACGATGAAGGCCGGCGGCATGCTCAAGGCCAGCGTCACCGTTACCAATACGGGTGATCGCGAAGGCGCGACGGTGGTGCAGCTCTATCTGAACCAGCCCGTGGCGTCGATCAGCCGTCCGGTACAAGAGCTGCGAGGCTTTCGCCGCATCGATCTGAAGCCCGGCCAGTCG from Bordetella sp. FB-8 encodes:
- a CDS encoding lipopolysaccharide biosynthesis protein → MSRRQDGQSPDSPPAQNRSMIRGALASLSVRLLDLPSRYGFHLLVAVALGVVDTGRFYIVYSMTVALAGFGRLGLDMALTRQIAMDMASDRPAAVRPVIRRGLILVLVASTCVSVLLAAGASLFAVHVLKKSELAVPLALGALTLIPQNLGAALAGALAGLQRVSRSQMIYSWLWPAIFCVAAIPLSLAHLLTVNNTLILTAASFAVAALVGAVLLQRALPEARAEQPATGVPALLKPGLSFFSLEVTKLLLTSAPAIVLGIVATDRDAGLFALTWRMALAINMLISGVAGMAVPRFAELYTRGNAQALEKNAAQAIGLVVCLALPAAALLLIFPTHLLALFGHGYDQGAATLRLLTIGQFVAACFTAMPEMLGMTSHMNALYRINIATLAVLLVGLAGLAPLYGSAGAALATLLALAVNGTASAWMARRLLGVAPHAWLWREALGHLRRRNPRGDGTAS
- a CDS encoding glycoside hydrolase family 44 protein: MPKLRRLSLRILLAMLLWSGATAGVACAQNTPLPVTIVVNAGANRHPISPLIYGLNFGTTETLKDLRVTINRSGGNSASTYNWKIDARNAGVDWFFESQAVDPKAIYDQFNERFVELTRAGGAVPMLTIPMIGRVAKLGKDRARLASFSIAKYGPQQNFDVNGLIDAGNGVGLDGKFIKNDPDDASVPDDPQSQEDRVKQLVRKFGHAGGARYYLMDNEPSLWQLAHRDIHPIGAHAREIASKVIAYSKAVKAADPKALIVAPEEWGWMGFHYSGFDTQYMHDQKSMAYAPDRQTETQGMDYVPWLLTQWKKAGHPIDVFSLHFYPQGGEYNDAGEPNTPAIALARNRSTRDLWDPNYKDPNWINSVVDLIPTMRKWVDTYYYPGTPIALTEYNWGGENLMNGATAQADLLGIFGREGLDIATRWGTIDPSMPVYKAIKLYRNYDGHGSAFGTTSVADTAPDPDQVSSFAALRDHDHVMTIMVINKQLDQSADTTIAVDNFPGKGKAETWQLADNAIARLQDTDYANSQLHTMLPPQSVTLFVLHDTAHK
- a CDS encoding polysaccharide biosynthesis/export family protein — encoded protein: MILRLVCALALVPTCLTGCSTTWVDAKYQQPANFSTWVNAAPAQYLIQPGDDVAITLPLNSELNQNGLVAPDGTFTMTLAGVLPAAGRTTTQFADIIDKALAANDVVANAHASVRVAKYGGHVYVDGQVGKPGAVPLSADMTVIQAIAAASGMKDTARSDEVVLIRRSPVDGRPMLRTIDIDALTHTGDPNQAVVLQASDTIFVPKSSIAEVDQWVDQHLNQAVPFSKSVGYSYNVNPTH
- a CDS encoding DUF6492 family protein, whose protein sequence is MPQISAILPLKTSGRHYADNIGRCDILFSSLRHFASPDLFSRFVLVVPHDEVEEVKGYAKAWSDFPIEVVDESLHMGIFAEFSQRHQIRNWHRQQIIKLYAPALIDTEFFLVFDPDCFATHPLSVDTLIVDGKALTHYMPRTAEPSFWQASAKLLGIDPHLERTGLWWTPAILSRTLCLNLHRRLETQFGQDWRRVLLSNYTLDWTEYTLYWLVAEQDGLLDRYHTACRPGQRTLHARESVWYAKHMESWDVARQFAPDSDGLFALVQSNTKIPLQQVARKLSPYFPIKIQPYERRVDWALKTAELYSAVMRRGLKLLRHSLGR
- the bglX gene encoding beta-glucosidase BglX, whose amino-acid sequence is MNRLYTLGVLLIGLAGAFAAAPLAVAQPSPAFIAKREAFIDQLMKRMTVQEKIGQLRLRSLEAGAHPDRAGFEKEISDGRVGGIFNTVVRPDIRVLQEAAMRSRLKIPLFFSFDVIHGQRTLFPVGLGLASTWDLDAVHTMGRISAIEASADGLNLTYSPMVDISRDPRWGRNSEGFGEDTYLTSRIGAALVKAYQGDDPSQPGHIMATVKHFALYGAVEGGRDYNTVDMSPQRMYQDYFPPYKAAIDAGAAAVMIALNSVNGEPATSDKWLLQDVLRKEWGFKGITISDHGAIMELIKHGVAADGEDAARKAVQAGTDMSMSDTIYGTNLMPLLKSGKIGMADIDRACRDVLRVKYDLGLFKDPYRNIGTAADDLPDSFAESRLHRPAAREVARESLVLLKNQGSVLPLKKAGTIALVGPLADDQVDMMGNWAGAGRASQTITLRQGIQNIVGGKVRLIYAKGSDITDDPDMVKYLNLYKNDVQVDGRSEADMVKEAVDAARQADVIVAAVGESQGMAHEASSRSDITIPPVQERLLKALKATGKPLIIVLMNGRPLALPWEAENADAMLETWFSGTEGGNAIADVLFGDMNPSGKLPVTFPRAVGQIPLYYNHLPTGRPFDPAHPDKYTSRYFDITNGPLYPFGYGLSYTNFSVSDIKLSAPTMKAGGMLKASVTVTNTGDREGATVVQLYLNQPVASISRPVQELRGFRRIDLKPGQSREVSFDITDDDLAFYNQQIKRVVEPGKFNVYVGLDSASVKATNFYRL